The stretch of DNA gtaataaatgtattaaaatcgaGATCAGCATTGTAAGCATTTACAAAGTCGAGAGATATCTTcactattccagttattttctCATAACTCATAATTCGTAATGTGGttctctttgtattttttctaatCAATGTCATTTACAATAAATGAGAAGGTACAATTTCATTATGATGTATCAAACCActtaaatgtttttaaataatcattatttatgatattatttattacataccattttgaatgaaatttgtcACACTCTGTATGAAACTTCTATTGCAACGCTAAATGTGGGCTAAGATAATATAGCTGTCCAATGCAAATGAAGAACCAACGAATGAAAGAAATAGTGCAACAAAAAATGATGTAATTTCCAGATGCCTACAATGTTGCTTTCGACCACAATGTAGCAATACAAAGGAAAATGTTATAAACATATAGCTTTAAGAAATTTGACATAAAGTATTTTAAAACACAGGTTAAGAAAATGTACTATGTGTGCTTGAATTAAATGTTAAGACTTAATTAACTCAGGCACACAATCTCTAGAAACGATTTTAGTAATAAGTCATAAATGAGTCAAGATTAATGTGTACGAGTGGTGGATGTGTTTTTATCCAAAGACTATATCATAAAAAAAATGTCTATCGAAATCTGTATTATGTTGATGCTTTCACACATGTTTACGAGAAATGTACCAACATACAATATACTTCATAATACGTGATATATCCTGGTAATGAGAAAGTTCTCTACTAAAAACAAATTGATTTTATGTGTTTATAAATAACGATTATTTTATGAATTTCAGtactagaaaaaaaattttaactcAATGCATACATAgtgaaattacaattattctttgaaatattatatatcaagATTCTAATAAATTTCATCTTCATAAGAAAGAATCAATACAATTTCTCATTGTTCAATTATATCACATTGTTTAAAATTGtcagtatttaataattttttcaaatactaaATAATTCGTGTCTTATTTTCTATCGTGCAATGAATCAATAAAACGTGCAGTACTCACCCAGGTATAAGAATGCTTCTTTCCCAACGAAATTTGATTTCTTGCACAAACTCGAACCATAATTGTGCCAGTGCCGATACTCCTCCAAGATTATGTGCACAATGTGCTGCAACGATAGCAAGACGCCAAATTAAACTATCCATGGTACATGTTTTTATACCTTTCCATTGATCTTCATCCACATTACATGTGTTCACATCACCGTATGGAGTTTTCTGAAACATTAATCGATTAATTCCATTAATTGTACAATGACTTTTCTTATGTTTAAAAAAGAACTCattaaaatgtaaagaaaacATTACTCACCGAGTTTTCATCTGCAtcaggaaaaagaaaataaagtattGGCAATAATATTTCCTCTGATATTGGTCCTTccacattttcattttttttcatagTTGCTTTGCTAACAACGTTCGAAATTGTAGGTATTCTAGATTCCGTCAATATATTAAAAACCGAACTCAACGACTGAACATTATTTACAGCATCTCCAAGCAATTCTACCAGAGTTGATTGATTCTGGTAAAGATGCAAAAAGTCTATCAAATATTCTCCAAGTAAACAAGCTGGCAAAGGAACCATTTTGACTTGCACAGACCACTCAGGAGCTAATTGCGGTTCTAAATCTGTAAAGCCTTCACTATCGACTACAACATTTTCTGATAATTCAGGCCATGTAGTAAATAAGTGAAGCTCTCTGAAACAaagaattcaattattttacaaatgcaAGTACCTTAATTCTTATTTTCAGAGTACAAAAACTTACGCAATTGGATCAAATGTTACTCCAAATGgaagttttccaagttcaactaCGCCTAATGTTTCTCCTTGCATAAAATCAAAATCTGGTGGTTCTTGGGTCCACGTACTAGTAGTCCAATCCTTTAATAGATATGAAAACCTTGCAGATACCATCACTGGATCAAGTCTTACCCCGCAACCTTCGCTcactttttgtttaaataaggtAATTAAACCTAAAAACAATTCTTATCTGTAAAATAATTGTCATATACCTTatgataattttaatataactattataattattactgaACTTTAGTTTCACAAAGTATGTTCATACCAGTAAGGTATTTGCAATGAGgaggtattttttttaaatgtaccaTGTCAAAGTGAACGCAACTTCCTTTCCCAATACCGGTGCCAAGATACATATTTTGCCATGGTTCTTGTACTTGCACTAAAGTAGGTATATTGCTAAAAGTATTTGATACATTTCACCATTGCATCAACATTAATGTCAAACAAAGAACTTGTCTAATTACCAATCTGCGTTAGTTGCAGCAATTGCAAAAGAACTAAGCAAAATTCTAAGTTTAGTTTCATCCCTCACAGATTCTTGTTTAGCAGATTTCAAAACAAGAAATTCTCTAACACCATAGTAGCGAGGTATTTCTAAATGATCTCCATTGATTCTAGCAAAATCATTCGATGTATTTAGTGCATCCTTCTGACATTGTACTTGTTCATCCTCGCTTTCATCTAAAGAACTATCTTTATCATTGTCTTctaatttcaatttataatGCTTCAATACAAATTCTGCATCTGCAATATAAAAAGAGTTTTGTATATGTTTGCTTTTGTACGAACAAAACAAAAAGAGCATATGGTTGTATGgaacgtattttattttttatcaatataaAGCAAAGACATGTATGCGCACAAACCGGCAAAATGAAGTTTTTCCGTATTCTTTTCCCATTGACATTTAATAAAGTCTCCAGATTTTAAAGAACGACCAATTTTTGTGTTGCATAGTTTCCATTCGTGCATAATTTCCTCCAAACGCGCTATAAACACCTCCCATTCTGAAGCCGTCGTAAAATCATGATGATAAAAGTCTTCAATTTCAacgttgttcatttttttttaacaatgaaataatttaaaaaactttGTTTACTGAACAGACATTCAACTTGCTTAAGGTTAAGTGTTTGACGTTTATTCATCATCCATTCAATTAAAGTTCATCCGCGAAATCATAGAGGGCGGCATGTACTTAACCAGGTAGAAGTGCTGCACTTCGCATTATTTgaatcaatttttatacaaataaataattatttgactaaagaataaattttgtatacgtataattttcttaaagttacAAACAAAATTGATACTATTTAACAAAATAATTCtttgcaaataaaaatttatttgagtCAATTCGTAtccgaataaatttttttatcggATACGAattaattgtttaataaaatcaTCGGATTTTGGTTGTAACAATTGTggtctttgaaaaatatagttaaaTAAATGCTATTACTTAAAAGTAACGTAGAAACATGAACTAAAATTGTAGTGTGTCagttatcgattatcgatagagCAACACGTATTTACCGTTTTATGTGCAAATATTTACTACTTAGTTTGTAAGATTTTGTACATTAACTTTCTTAAATTTGTTCAAACAcgcaaataatttttaaaatactcttTTCCTTATCACATtatgataattttatattctcttAAAACTGAACTAGTAAAATTAATTCAGTAAATATAAGTGAAATATATAAGATTGATTTTCTGTCAAATTGATTAAGTCTAATCCAAGTTAGGTTAAGGTAGTTCTCTTCCATGTGTAAATCTTATTTTCGATAAACTTCACCATGTCAGAACCACTACCGTTGCCGCAAAAAAAGTATTACAGACAACGCGCACATTCCAATCCCATAGCAGACCATTGTATAGAATAGTACGTAATTGTattcaatgaaaaaaataaaaatttgcattAGAAACAATTGTGaaatagtattatatttttagGCTAAAATTTTCTTTAGATGTTTTATCTTTCtcataaataaaattgtttttagtCCTGTGAAACCAGACTTAATGAACTGGAGTTCATTATATCCACTTTACTTTTCAAATAAAGATATAGAATCTAAAGAAAAAAGTGCACAGCAAAAATGTGTAGAATTTGCTGATATTGGTTGTGGTTATGGAGGATTATTGGGTATGTACATTTtgactttaaatattatatttattagaaccatatttgttttatttacgtGTCTAGACAAAAAATATTAGTATACTCTGTACCAATTTCTactgtaacaaaaaaaatattaaaattatagtgaataaaaaaaactgacgtaacaaaagaaataaatcatttttataatttgtgAAACTTCAAAATGCCACATTTTAATCAATATTTCTGGGCAACTAAATTTGTCTATGCAGTATATCTACTATTGACTATTATATCTGGTGAtgataaaaatgttttatttaacaGTTACATTGTCGCCAATGTTCTCCAATAATCTAATTCTCGGTATGGAAATTAGAGTAAAAGTTTCAGACTATGTCACGGATCGTATAGTTGCATTACGATCACAAAATCCTGGACAATATCAAAATATTGCATGCCTAAGAACTAATGCAATGAAGTACTTACcaaattattttcacaaagGACAGGTATAAACAAAGTGTAGTCTTATTTTAAATCCATTTTAATTATTACTACTATATATATCTTTGTAGTTGAAGAAGATGTTCTTTTTGTATCCTGATCCACATTTTAAAAAATCAaaacataaatggagaattataaataaaacactTCTGGCAGAATATGCTTATGTATTAGCTGAAGGAGTAATATCATTTATAGCTtcttgttttaatatttttcttatatatagatagttaattataaatatcattTAAAGGCTATTATATATACAGTGACAGATGTGAAAGATCTACATGAATGGATAGTACAGCACTTTCATGAGCATCCTTTATTTGATGATGTTCCCAAGGAAGAATTGGTAAGTTACTTTGACTATTTATTACAGAATGATAGGTTATtagagaaataaattattattaatagtagTAATATTACTATTAGAGTAGTATACTTAGAGTGTATAATAAagttattttttacaaaggatGTAGATCCTATTGTGGAGAAATTGTACGAGAGCACAGAGGAAGGTCAAAAAGTAACACGAAATAAAGGAAATAAATTTTTAGCTGTATTCAAACGAATTCCAGATcaatataataaagaaattagTTAATATTGAATacttacaacagtatatgtatataaatagaattattttctataatcaatcTACAAAGATCACCTTAGATGCTGTTTTTACATAATTAGTGCGAATTATTTCTTTGTCATCAAATGAATTATGATCTAGAAAATATTCGTGCATaaactatttttatcgaattatatttaAAGGACTTCATGTTAAAAATTGAACTACTACCTTTTTTAATATGGACTttgttttgtttaaatatagTTTTAAGATAATTATCATGCCTTATATCTTCTTTAGGAATTAGATGTGTAGtttctaaagaaaattcttcgtgtactataatatataacatctgaaaaaatataatatagttGTAAGAGATTTGaagtttctttgtaaaaaattaatataacaaattgaattcattatttttacatCTTCTAATATAGAATTAATAAATGTCAATGGTGGTGATATGTACGATCTTTGTACTAATCTCTTTCGCTCTGAAAGGTCCATTATGAATTGTGAGTAATACAAATTTCTTCCAGGTATCAACCTTTCTTCAACAGTCTTCTTAAATCgtttattattaacaatatccctataaaattttaaaagtttAACACTACTATATTATGCTGTCAAAAAATTGActatgtttaattattttaaccaTGATTGTTATAATCGGGGATTCTTACTGAGAAATACTAGTATTATACCAGAAGTATTTTTATAAGccttaaagaaacaaaaatacagaaataccgatatatttatttatatttattggtcatttgtttttatttctttatttcattaCAATTTTCAAGATTTTGTTTCAAGTAGAGATTTAAAACCGACATATTTTAATCATGTTGCTAATCTTTTATACCAAAACCAATATCGAATTAACTATCTAAACTAAAATAAATGCTATCGGTCTATACCACCTTTATAATTTTGCAATGGaaacatatttttttctatGAAAACGCTATATTTGTGCATCAATTATAGCATATTATATGTGCCaatataagaaaaagaaaactttaGAGTATATAATCTTCACTTTAGAGTATCCTTGTACTAAAATACTGAAATAATATCGGTAGTTATTTCGATTTTCGGTAATATATCGATTTCAGTATAATTTCGGTATTATGTCAATAAGTTTACTAATATTAAGTCCTTGGTTACAGCTATTGCCAAAGAAATCACAGAAAAACAATATTTACCATAATACACCTtccaaaataaatgtaattatggAAAGTTCATTTTCATTCATTGTAACACTATAATTTCTACTTCTGTCCAAGAAAATTGCATGCGATGGTGTAgcttttaatttttccattaaacTGATCCTTAAACATTCATCCTCCACAGAATATATAGAGCAACGTAAACTCaatgatttataaaatatttctggtTTTTCTAGTATTTTTATCCATGGTTCCTGTATAAAAATGAAACCCTGAGTATTTATTAGACACTTAACCTTTTTGCTACAAGATATTGGATGATTTATCACTTACTGGTGTGACAGTGCCTTTTTCTGTAATAGTAAACTGTCCTTCCAATTCTTTCTTTAGAATATTATACTTTAAAATACTTCTTTGATAGTTCCGCCTTTTACAGATGTTAAAAAATTGCAAAGGTACATTAAGATCGATTCTACATGGGTGACCCTTAGTGAAAATTTTCACCTTGAAACTCTGCACTGTATTTGGGTATATTATACCTTTGTGAGGAAATACCTCAACATAAAGTATTTCTGATATTTCTTGACTAAAAGCATTTAACAATTTAATCAACTCTTAATTAGTACAAAAATCAAACTAGTCTAattagtaaataaaatttttaaaatatacttttccCATTCGTAAGCCAGCGCATCCTGTGTTAGATTGTTATACACTAAAAGCATCTTcacaataatattatatataggtATAGACAACAAATCAATACAATCTGTGCTAAAATACAGGGATAACATCTCGCTTTTATAAGTGCAATTAACTGGCATTAAATTCTCAATTATTGTAGATCTAAAATCACTACATGATTCTCCTTCTAATGTTAATTCCATTTTTTTATCGCCCAAAGTTATTGGTAGCACTAccttacaaaaattaatattctattaCTTTTAAGTAAGTAAGAGTAATTgttatgaaaaaaaattctttacaaataaattaaataataggagaaacaacagaatattttaataaacttaatataacaaattttctaGTACCTTATATGCTCCAAACATTCTAGGTTGGAATTTTAAAAGTAGGGGTTTAGCTGTGTGAGCTTCTACGACACTATTTTGAGCCAAACAGGAAAATACTTCACAATTATAGGCTTCATTTAGTTTGCAAATATTATCAACATTTAAGGAACATGGCAAATCATAATTTGTAACGTTGTGTATCCAATGTGTCTGGAAATTCATTCATCTTTTGTACAGGTCttaaaaaaatgaatgaaaatgaaTCCTACTTTCTGAATTGCTTCTTTATTCCCAAAGTAAATTTGTCCGAATTTTATGTGTGTGGTGCTTAGAAAATCACACTGTTGTTCAGATTCAGACAAGCAATCAATTAATATGTTTAATATAATGTGACGATCGTGTCCTATGTCTAAATCCCATGATATTTCTGATTTTCCAatcaatgtataatatattttcatgCAAATTATAGCTTTTTCATTCGGCTGTAAAAGAGTTTATTTGTGGATTAATACTTTTTCACCTAatctttatttaaaatgtaaatatagaTTCTTAGCgacttaattaatttaatatactAAATAAATTCATTAGTAAAAACATAAAATTCGTACTTTTAATGTACCCGACTTTGGATGCACAGTGCAAAGAGTCTGGTGAACACAATCAAGTTCTTCCGTTTGAAGTGAAAAACCTATCTTCTTAATTACAGGTTTACAATCACATTGATACACCCATTTAAAAATCCACGAAATGAGCAATCTTGAAGAATTTATTacaaacaattttataaaaataactcCTTTATTTATTATCATTGGAACAAATTTTATAGAATGTGTCTTCCTT from Ptiloglossa arizonensis isolate GNS036 chromosome 14, iyPtiAriz1_principal, whole genome shotgun sequence encodes:
- the Rab3gap1 gene encoding RAB3 GTPase activating protein subunit 1 isoform X2, whose product is MNNVEIEDFYHHDFTTASEWEVFIARLEEIMHEWKLCNTKIGRSLKSGDFIKCQWEKNTEKLHFADAEFVLKHYKLKLEDNDKDSSLDESEDEQVQCQKDALNTSNDFARINGDHLEIPRYYGVREFLVLKSAKQESVRDETKLRILLSSFAIAATNADCNIPTLVQVQEPWQNMYLGTGIGKGSCVHFDMVHLKKIPPHCKYLTGLITLFKQKVSEGCGVRLDPVMVSARFSYLLKDWTTSTWTQEPPDFDFMQGETLGVVELGKLPFGVTFDPIAELHLFTTWPELSENVVVDSEGFTDLEPQLAPEWSVQVKMVPLPACLLGEYLIDFLHLYQNQSTLVELLGDAVNNVQSLSSVFNILTESRIPTISNVVSKATMKKNENVEGPISEEILLPILYFLFPDADENSKTPYGDVNTCNVDEDQWKGIKTCTMDSLIWRLAIVAAHCAHNLGGVSALAQLWFEFVQEIKFRWERSILIPGIAPGFPDCVRSCLLHQKLQLINCCINKKKAREECAHTFQSIDDDDFETGIFARESEEEEFFECTSEESTDEDHSSTKTQQKTKYLLWNKPAGRGARHPTLKLVKTGDPLYLPVTQDPVPKTEDQFEEDAQIMIQLGTGKYASEMRARLMNASLLSDMESFKAANPGAVMEDFIRWYSPRDWIEDEGMDEWGQPKGHLSARMLIPDNPWITTWTSAQFVPAHRQKRMFDDTKEARKVLDYLNAKRIGQISELLLPVLTHAALYTLSQQKQDALPNLPDVTRSILTKLQYATKPLQQNINLYKEIIRDIEGVEVLVAQVNSLQHKLGDKDDSKEFTSFLIQLMRGKEVAVPGGNRGNIGGRIKTMFQEAQKAALAITSLNSDSESENIEDGKYKTFPEPSCKEFILRTITPRPSSTATPQPQRLYACLKRDYIRLAGSFSEDTTFI
- the Rab3gap1 gene encoding RAB3 GTPase activating protein subunit 1 isoform X1, with protein sequence MNNVEIEDFYHHDFTTASEWEVFIARLEEIMHEWKLCNTKIGRSLKSGDFIKCQWEKNTEKLHFADAEFVLKHYKLKLEDNDKDSSLDESEDEQVQCQKDALNTSNDFARINGDHLEIPRYYGVREFLVLKSAKQESVRDETKLRILLSSFAIAATNADCNIPTLVQVQEPWQNMYLGTGIGKGSCVHFDMVHLKKIPPHCKYLTGLITLFKQKVSEGCGVRLDPVMVSARFSYLLKDWTTSTWTQEPPDFDFMQGETLGVVELGKLPFGVTFDPIAELHLFTTWPELSENVVVDSEGFTDLEPQLAPEWSVQVKMVPLPACLLGEYLIDFLHLYQNQSTLVELLGDAVNNVQSLSSVFNILTESRIPTISNVVSKATMKKNENVEGPISEEILLPILYFLFPDADENSKTPYGDVNTCNVDEDQWKGIKTCTMDSLIWRLAIVAAHCAHNLGGVSALAQLWFEFVQEIKFRWERSILIPGIAPGFPDCVRSCLLHQKLQLINCCINKKKAREECAHTFQSIDDDDFETGIFARAESEEEEFFECTSEESTDEDHSSTKTQQKTKYLLWNKPAGRGARHPTLKLVKTGDPLYLPVTQDPVPKTEDQFEEDAQIMIQLGTGKYASEMRARLMNASLLSDMESFKAANPGAVMEDFIRWYSPRDWIEDEGMDEWGQPKGHLSARMLIPDNPWITTWTSAQFVPAHRQKRMFDDTKEARKVLDYLNAKRIGQISELLLPVLTHAALYTLSQQKQDALPNLPDVTRSILTKLQYATKPLQQNINLYKEIIRDIEGVEVLVAQVNSLQHKLGDKDDSKEFTSFLIQLMRGKEVAVPGGNRGNIGGRIKTMFQEAQKAALAITSLNSDSESENIEDGKYKTFPEPSCKEFILRTITPRPSSTATPQPQRLYACLKRDYIRLAGSFSEDTTFI
- the Rab3gap1 gene encoding RAB3 GTPase activating protein subunit 1 isoform X3, whose product is MNNVEIEDFYHHDFTTASEWEVFIARLEEIMHEWKLCNTKIGRSLKSGDFIKCQWEKNTEKLHFADAEFVLKHYKLKLEDNDKDSSLDESEDEQVQCQKDALNTSNDFARINGDHLEIPRYYGVREFLVLKSAKQESVRDETKLRILLSSFAIAATNADCNIPTLVQVQEPWQNMYLGTGIGKGSCVHFDMVHLKKIPPHCKYLTGLITLFKQKVSEGCGVRLDPVMVSARFSYLLKDWTTSTWTQEPPDFDFMQGETLGVVELGKLPFGVTFDPIAELHLFTTWPELSENVVVDSEGFTDLEPQLAPEWSVQVKMVPLPACLLGEYLIDFLHLYQNQSTLVELLGDAVNNVQSLSSVFNILTESRIPTISNVVSKATMKKNENVEGPISEEILLPILYFLFPDADENSKTPYGDVNTCNVDEDQWKGIKTCTMDSLIWRLAIVAAHCAHNLGGVSALAQLWFEFVQEIKFRWERSILIPGIAPGFPDCVRSCLLHQKLQLINCCINKKKAREECAHTFQSIDDDDFETAESEEEEFFECTSEESTDEDHSSTKTQQKTKYLLWNKPAGRGARHPTLKLVKTGDPLYLPVTQDPVPKTEDQFEEDAQIMIQLGTGKYASEMRARLMNASLLSDMESFKAANPGAVMEDFIRWYSPRDWIEDEGMDEWGQPKGHLSARMLIPDNPWITTWTSAQFVPAHRQKRMFDDTKEARKVLDYLNAKRIGQISELLLPVLTHAALYTLSQQKQDALPNLPDVTRSILTKLQYATKPLQQNINLYKEIIRDIEGVEVLVAQVNSLQHKLGDKDDSKEFTSFLIQLMRGKEVAVPGGNRGNIGGRIKTMFQEAQKAALAITSLNSDSESENIEDGKYKTFPEPSCKEFILRTITPRPSSTATPQPQRLYACLKRDYIRLAGSFSEDTTFI
- the Rab3gap1 gene encoding RAB3 GTPase activating protein subunit 1 isoform X4, whose translation is MNNVEIEDFYHHDFTTASEWEVFIARLEEIMHEWKLCNTKIGRSLKSGDFIKCQWEKNTEKLHFADAEFVLKHYKLKLEDNDKDSSLDESEDEQVQCQKDALNTSNDFARINGDHLEIPRYYGVREFLVLKSAKQESVRDETKLRILLSSFAIAATNADCNIPTLVQVQEPWQNMYLGTGIGKGSCVHFDMVHLKKIPPHCKYLTGLITLFKQKVSEGCGVRLDPVMVSARFSYLLKDWTTSTWTQEPPDFDFMQGETLGVVELGKLPFGVTFDPIAELHLFTTWPELSENVVVDSEGFTDLEPQLAPEWSVQVKMVPLPACLLGEYLIDFLHLYQNQSTLVELLGDAVNNVQSLSSVFNILTESRIPTISNVVSKATMKKNENVEGPISEEILLPILYFLFPDADENSKTPYGDVNTCNVDEDQWKGIKTCTMDSLIWRLAIVAAHCAHNLGGVSALAQLWFEFVQEIKFRWERSILIPGIAPGFPDCVRSCLLHQKLQLINCCINKKKAREECAHTFQSIDDDDFETESEEEEFFECTSEESTDEDHSSTKTQQKTKYLLWNKPAGRGARHPTLKLVKTGDPLYLPVTQDPVPKTEDQFEEDAQIMIQLGTGKYASEMRARLMNASLLSDMESFKAANPGAVMEDFIRWYSPRDWIEDEGMDEWGQPKGHLSARMLIPDNPWITTWTSAQFVPAHRQKRMFDDTKEARKVLDYLNAKRIGQISELLLPVLTHAALYTLSQQKQDALPNLPDVTRSILTKLQYATKPLQQNINLYKEIIRDIEGVEVLVAQVNSLQHKLGDKDDSKEFTSFLIQLMRGKEVAVPGGNRGNIGGRIKTMFQEAQKAALAITSLNSDSESENIEDGKYKTFPEPSCKEFILRTITPRPSSTATPQPQRLYACLKRDYIRLAGSFSEDTTFI
- the LOC143154341 gene encoding tRNA (guanine-N(7)-)-methyltransferase is translated as MSEPLPLPQKKYYRQRAHSNPIADHCIEYPVKPDLMNWSSLYPLYFSNKDIESKEKSAQQKCVEFADIGCGYGGLLVTLSPMFSNNLILGMEIRVKVSDYVTDRIVALRSQNPGQYQNIACLRTNAMKYLPNYFHKGQLKKMFFLYPDPHFKKSKHKWRIINKTLLAEYAYVLAEGAIIYTVTDVKDLHEWIVQHFHEHPLFDDVPKEELDVDPIVEKLYESTEEGQKVTRNKGNKFLAVFKRIPDQYNKEIS